In one Helicobacter sp. MIT 21-1697 genomic region, the following are encoded:
- a CDS encoding DUF308 domain-containing protein, which translates to MRFNRILWFALSLTLLVLGIVCIINPLHTMAFLAYFVGFIMLMSGIGGIFYFFTSRYIMMLLDGGVSCAFGLILLFGGEEIAQNFVPLFIALWLILKGVLWLIHAWRLSRIVYSNANTGIIFMGGFYIVLGVIFVLFPEILATLISLILGIILILSGCVGLYFWHTLRKTGI; encoded by the coding sequence ATGCGTTTTAATCGTATTTTGTGGTTTGCATTGAGTTTGACTTTACTTGTTTTAGGAATCGTGTGTATTATCAATCCTCTTCATACAATGGCTTTTCTTGCCTATTTTGTTGGTTTTATTATGCTTATGAGTGGCATAGGTGGCATTTTTTATTTCTTCACTTCACGCTATATAATGATGCTTCTTGATGGTGGCGTTTCGTGTGCTTTTGGCTTAATCTTACTTTTTGGAGGCGAGGAAATTGCGCAAAATTTCGTGCCACTCTTTATTGCATTGTGGCTTATCCTTAAGGGTGTATTGTGGCTTATACACGCGTGGAGACTTTCACGCATTGTGTACTCAAATGCGAATACGGGTATTATATTTATGGGTGGATTCTATATTGTATTGGGTGTGATTTTTGTGCTATTCCCTGAAATATTAGCTACACTCATTAGCCTTATACTTGGTATTATCCTCATTTTAAGTGGCTGTGTAGGATTGTATTTTTGGCACACTCTGCGAAAAACAGGTATATAG
- a CDS encoding uroporphyrinogen-III synthase encodes MTDSKLNNKDTHSTDTAYEVVLVGTRSHQNVKSLISNVIESIPITHTLEGIDALIFTSSYAISSLIESASPKSNSYNPNLAHWKEIPSFVISPSSAALLQKQNASIAFIGKKAHGKEFAKEIIPLLQGHTPLYLRAQKIVSGLDSILKNAHIPLQEAIAYINRPQTLPLSLKPKPKSVLIFSAPSAYESFVANFGWDYHYVAVAIGRSTFAHFEKDINAHISPIPSISSCIDFAHSLAHKLNTSS; translated from the coding sequence ATGACAGATTCTAAATTAAATAACAAAGATACCCATAGCACAGACACTGCCTATGAAGTTGTGCTTGTTGGGACACGCTCTCACCAAAATGTAAAAAGCCTCATAAGCAATGTTATAGAATCTATCCCTATTACACATACACTAGAGGGTATTGATGCACTCATTTTTACTTCTTCTTATGCTATATCCTCCCTCATAGAATCTGCCTCCCCCAAATCTAATTCATACAATCCCAATCTTGCACACTGGAAAGAGATTCCGAGCTTTGTTATTAGCCCTTCAAGCGCAGCTTTATTGCAAAAACAAAATGCCTCTATTGCTTTTATTGGCAAAAAGGCTCACGGAAAAGAGTTTGCCAAAGAAATTATCCCTCTTTTGCAAGGGCACACACCACTTTATCTTCGCGCTCAAAAAATTGTATCGGGGCTAGATTCTATCCTCAAAAATGCTCATATCCCTCTCCAAGAGGCAATAGCCTATATTAATCGTCCTCAAACTTTACCCCTTTCCCTCAAGCCCAAACCCAAAAGTGTGCTTATTTTCAGCGCACCTAGTGCATATGAGAGTTTTGTGGCAAACTTTGGGTGGGATTATCATTATGTAGCAGTGGCTATTGGACGGAGCACTTTTGCCCACTTTGAAAAAGATATAAATGCTCACATTAGTCCTATTCCAAGCATTAGCTCGTGCATTGATTTTGCACATAGCCTTGCAC